The DNA window CATCACCCCAACAGCAGTGTCCTCGTCGATCACCCCAGAGACCATGATGAACGGGAGATCAGGATCAATCTTCCGGGTCAGGTTGAGGGCTGACAGACCATTGAATCCTGGCATGGCATAGTCGGATATTACCAGGTCCCATTGTTTATTCCGGAGCGCATCCTCCATCGCGACAGCGGTGTCGACCCGCACCCACTCAACATCATAACCACCCTTCTTCAGTTCATAGACGAGGAGTCCTGCATCGTCCTCAGAGTCTTCACCGATCAGTGCACGTACATTCTGCGTCATAACAACCTCACCTTAAAATTTTGTTCATATCCGGGGAATTCACGGATGATTTCTGTTCATCCTCAACAGGGGGGACTGACTGTTTCACCGGAAGGGTGAACCTGAAGACTGCGCCTCCAAGAGGCTGGCCCTCCGCCCAGATCACCCCGCCATGACGATGAACGATCCGTTGTACCGTGGCGAGGCCGATCCCGGTTCCGGGGAACTCAGAGATCGGATGGAGCCGATGGAATGGAGCGAACAGGTGTTCGGCTTGCTCCATATCAAAGCCGGCCCCATTATCCCTGACACCAATGACCTGCTCGCCACCCTGCTCCTCACTGAAGATCTCGATCTCCGCATCGACAGTCTTTCCAGTATATTTCCATGCGTTCTCGATCAGATTCCAGCAGACACTCTGGAGCAGTGAACGATCCGCCGTGGCCATGATCCCCGGTTCGACCCGCACCCGGACCTTCCGTCCCGGATGGGTATGCGTCAGCTCTTCAAGGATCTCGGATGCCATCCTGCTCACATCGATGGATTCATAATGGAGGGTAGTCCTGCTCAGCCGGGAAAGGAAGAGAAGTTCGATGATCAGGTCATCCATCTTCTTTGCAGCTGCCTGGATCCGGGACAGATACCCCTTTTCATCCTCCCCGAGTTTTTCATCACAGAGGTCGAGGAGGATCGAAGTGTAGCCGTCGATGGTCCTGAGCGGCGCCCTGAGATCATGAGAGACCGAGTAACTGAACGCCTCCAGTTCCCTGTTTGTTGCCGCGAGTTGTGCCTGTTGGGACTTCAACCGCTGCTCCACCCTGTGCCTGGAGAGAACCAGCTGGATCGAGGAATGAAGATCCCGTTCGCCGAACGGCTTGATCAGGTAACCATACGCTCCGGTCTCCACAGCCCGTGCAATCGTATCATCATCTGCATAGGCAGTCAGATAGATCACCGGAAGGTCATACCGCTCATGGATGATCTGTGCTGCCTGGATACCATCCATCCTACCCTGCAGGTGAACATCCATCAAGATGAGATCTGGTACCCGTTTCTCAACCGCAGCGATTGCATCATCTCCAGTAGCCACTATCCCGGTGACATTAAAATGAAGGCTCTTCAACCTTTTTTCAATAGACAGGGCGACAATCGCCTCATCTTCCACAATCAGTACCGACTCAAATGTCATGTGATTTTAACTCCAGACACCCATGCTCAGAGGAGCGAACTCCACGGTATGCTGATCCAGAAGGTGGACATTGCACCGTTCCCCATGGTATCAAGCGTCACCTTCTTTTGGTTGGCAGGATGATGACCTGTTCGATCGTTTAAAATCAGGGGGATGAAGTCCGGAGAGCCGGTTCAGGATCCGACAGTGCATAAACCACCTGAGATGAGATAATCAGGCAAAGTTGATTCCAACCTGCCTCAAGGCATCGCCTCTATTATCCACTCATTCATCTGTTCATTTAGGAGCGTATTAAATCTGTGATCTGTATCTCAATCTGAATTCGACCGGAACAACTGAAAATAGAACCATTCCCTAACCAGATATGACAGCCGACCTGGTGAAGCAGATCGAACAGAAGATTGGGACCGATCCGAATCCCCTTTGATATGCGCGGCATGGAGACCTGAAACAGTACTTTCCCATGCCCACCCCATCCAGGCAAGACCGTTGAGACCGGACGACATCTCATCTCACCTGAGAGATGAATGCAGTCCGGGTCAAGCCAGATGGGAATCGGTATCGCAGTCGTTCCTTCTCACCGATCGGTGCTCCTCTCGCCGGGAGTACTAAAGGGTATGATGGATCGAACTGAGAAGGTACCTGATATCGATCCAGATGATCAGTTCTGTGATCTCCTTCTCCTTTATTTTAGTCTTCTTTTTGATGATCCCAATGATGGTGGTGTCCTCAGTCGTGGTCACCCGGGTCTTGTCGACCTGGGTAAGCGAGAACGTCGAGACCGACGAGACATCATCGACCATGATACCTACCTTTGACTTGGTGATCCGGTCATCAAGCACGATGATCCTGCACTCTTCGTCCCGGACTTCGATGTCGGCCGGAATGTTCATCTGCTGTTTCAGATCGATGATCGTGGTGATCTCACCACGAAGGTCGATGATCCCTTTGATATAGGAAGGAGTGTTGGGGAGTTTTGTGATATTGGTATACTCCACCACCTCCCGCACATCGAAGAGATCGATGGCGAAGTGCTCTTTTCCGAGGAGAAACTCGACCACCTGAACGTCACCTGATAGTGCGCCCGATTTATCTCTTGCCGTTTGCGGCGAGAGGATGTTCCCGGGTTCTGCTGAAGGTTCTGTCATCTGTACACCCTCGTCATACCGTGAACTTGCTCATCTCTCTGGCGACGGTATCAGCGATCATATTCACATTCTCGACGATCTTCCGGACCTCGTCGATCGCAGCCGAGGTCTCTTCACTCGCTGCGGCTGCATCGCCGGCTTCACTGGCAGTGCCTTCAACCAGACTGCCGACTTCGTGAACACTGGCCGTAATCTCCTCGACGGTGGCTGCCTGCTCTTCAGAGGCGCTCGCGACCTCTTCGACCGAGCGGGTGATCTTCTCGACGTCTGCCACGATTCTATTGAAGACGTTCAGGGTCTCAGAGAGCACTGCAGATCCCTCGCGGACCTCCTTTGATGCGGATGCCGTGGCCAAAGCCGCCTTTTCAGACTTGGTCTTGAGCCCCCCGATCATCTCTGCGATCGACTCTGCAGAGGTCCTCGACTCCTGAGCCAGGGACTTCACCTCGGCTGCAACCACGGCAAACCCACGGCCGGCATCGCCGGCCCGGGCCGCCTCGATGGCCGCGTTCAGAGCGAGCAGGTTGGTCTGGCTGGCCAAGTCCGAGATCAGACCGACGATCTTTCCAATCTTGTCCATCTCAGCCTTGATTTCGACGATGATCTGGTCCACTTCTGTGGTGGACCGGGTGATCCCGACCATCCCCTGCTCGGCCTTCCGTGCGAGTTCTGCTCCGTCCTTGGAGAGCGTGTTCGCACCGTTGGCGAGGGTGGCCACGGACTCGGTACTGGCGGTCACCTCCTCGACGGCTGCAGAGAGATCCTCCATCGCCTTGAGCACCTGCTCGAGGCCCTGGTTCCCCTTCTCAGCGTTGGAACTGACCTGGCCGGCGTTGTCGGCGACCTGCTGTGCCCCAGAGACCACCTCCTCAACGCTGGCCGCTGCCTCCTCAGCCGAAGCGGCAAGGTCGGTCACCTGGATATTGATCGCACCGACGGCGTTCGTCACCGCGATACCGATACTATCCAGAGAATCCTCAAACCTGACAAAGTCTCCTGCAACCCCCAGACTCCGATCAAACCGGGCTGTGAAGTTATACTGGGAGAACTCGTGCGCGACCCGCAGCGCTTCGTTGACCGGCGCAATCACGGCATCGAGTGTCTTGTTGACCCCCTCGATGATCTTCCGGAAGTCGCCCTGGTGTCTGGTTGCGTCCGCCCGGGTCGCGAGCTTCCCTTCAACTGCTGCCACCGAGAGCATCCCCGCATCCGCGACGAGTGCATTGAGGTTGTCGATACAGTTGTTGATGCTCCTCTGCATCGCGACGATGTCGCCGTTCACCTTGTTGGTTCTCTTCGCAGGAATGTCACCATTACCGATTTTATTATAATAATCTATGGCTACATTCAATGGAGCGATGATGGCATCAAGCATCGCATTGACACCCTCCATCATCTTTTTGTTACCGCCCTGGAACTTGGAAGGATCGGCGCGTGTTGTGAGTTTACCCCCAATTGCAGCCTCTGTCAGCATATCGAGTTCAGTATTCCGCATCACAATCACATCGATCTGCTGATTCAGGTTATGCATCAGAACATTGAAGTCACCCTGATAATCCGCTGTGATCTTTTCAGGTGCGATCCCTGCGCTGATCTTGGCAACAAAATCGGCAGCGATATTCAATGGTCCGATGACCGCATCGAGGGTCTGATTGAATCCCTCGATGATCTTCCCGTAGTCGCCCTTATGTTTTGTTGCGTCCGCCCTTATCGAGAGTTTGCCTTCAACGGCCGCTTCAGCAAGCATCCCCGCATCGTTGATGAGGCCATTGATCGCCAGCTGCGCCTCCCGCAGGTTCTCATTCATCTTCACAAAATCATCATGCTCTGCCTGGGTGAATTTATCAGCCGGCTTGACGGCCAGATTGAAGTTGAGGTTTCCTTCTGCAAGCAGAGTGAGATTGGTGGCCATCCGGTCCACCTCGGCCTTGATGAAGTCACGGACCGCAATGACCGAAGTGAGATCCTCCACGACTTCAACATATCCAATCTGGTTACCATCCTGGTCGCGAAGGGACGAGGTGGTCTGTTTGCCATTCATATCGCCCCAGACGAAGTAACTCTCGGTGACCCCCTTGTGCAGCTGCCGGATCCCACACCCATCGGTGTTGCATATCGTCGCATTGGCAGTGGAGCAGGGCAGCCCCATAGAGGAGTCGCGGTTTTTAATTGTCCCCTGCTGGATCAACGTCTTCTCAAAGGCCGCATTCATCAGCGTCCACTTCATATCCATATCAGTGACATGGATCGGGAACGGCACCGCGTCGATGATCGCCTTGTACCAGTTGTTCTTCGCCACAAAGATGTCGAGGAGGTTGTTGATCCCATCGGCCATCTTCTTGAAGTCACCGGTATGAAAGGCCGGGTCCGTTCGTGCTGAAAAGTCCCCTTTTTCCACCTTCTTCGTGACGTTGACAATATCGGCGACTGCCTTCTTCTGTCCGGTCACTTCAGGGAAGTACTCGATTGCACCGATCACCTTTCCAGAACTGTCAGTCAGGGGTGCACCGGTCACATTGATGACCACATCCCCCATGGTGATCTCAACACTATAATTGATCCCCTTCTCCATCGCAATCCTGCACGGACACTCAGGGGTGTTGCAGTTTGGAGAGCGATAGAGGTCAGAGCACTTCTTGCCGATGATATCGTCCCGCTTTTTTCCTAGAAGCGTAGCTGCAGCCTCGTTCGTATAAAGAATCCGGTAATCTGTACCGATCACATGCATCGGAACGGGTATTCGGTCAAGCCCCTGAGTGAGGAGCGCCATCGTAGTTGGATCAGGTCCCAACGATCCAGATGAATTGTCCACGCTTTGCGGAGACATGTCAGGCACTCCTGCTGAAAAAATCTAACAGCATTCCAGATCTTCCTGCATACCACATATTCAAACCCGGAACGACCTCGCCGATCCAGGACTCCCTCACTCCTCTGAAGATTCTCATGATATTCCCTACTGAGTGCACATCTGCTATGCAGATCCGCATCATCTATCCAGTAGGAGGGTCTTGTATATAAATTAATTCTGTCGCATTGCAAATATGCTAATCACTATGCAAGGCATAAATACCCGGAGCAGACTATGTTTAAGATATATTATAACCCGGAGGTTAACAGGACGTGAAGAAGGTATGATCTCGGTAAAACAGAACCTGGCATCCATCAAGGAAGTCCTGAAGAAGAACCCGCGGGGACTTTCCATAACTGATATCTCACGGGAACTGAGCCTGAACAGGAATTCCGTGGCAAAATATGTCAATATGTTGATGGTCTCAGGCGACATTGAAATGAGATCCTTCGCTGCGGCGAAGGTATATTTTCTATCAGATCGGGTACCGATCTCAACGATGCTCGATTACGCATCAGATATGATCGTCGTGCTCAACAGTGAACTGAAGATCCTGCAGGCAAACGACAACTTTCTGACCTTCACTGGAAAGAAGCCGCAACAACTGCAAGGTCGCTCCCTCAGTTCCCTCAATCTGACCATTCTCAAGGAGACACCATTGCTCAACTGGATCGTCAATGCTCTGCATGGAATGTCATACAGCGATGAGATCGAATGGAAGATTGACGAACGATCCATCTCATTTCAGATTAAACTGATCCCAACGGTCTTTGAGAATGGCGGCGCAGGGGTGACTCTGGTCTTCGAGGACATCACCGAGAAGAAAGAGGCGGTGGCGGCTCTAAAGCAGAGTGAAGCACGCTATCGGGCCATCGTCGAGGAGCAGACAGATCTGATCTGCAGGTTTCTTCCAGACGGCACGCTGACATTTGCAAATAATGCCTACTGCACCTTCTTCAATATGGCAAAAGAGGAATTGATCGGGCATTCCTTCAAACCGATAATTCAGAACAGCGAGCAGAGGAGATTGAACCAGTTCGTCGATGACATCACACAGGAATGTCCGGTGTTGACACTTGATGAACAGGTGATCCGTCCAGATGGTGAGGAGGTTTGGCTTCAGTGGACCAATCGGGCGTTATTCGATGATTCAGGGAACATGGTCGAGTACCAGGCCGTCGGAAGGGAGATCACAGAACTGAAACATACCGAAGAACAGCTCAAGCAGGCCCTGAAAGAGAAGGAAGATCTGATAGAATCGGTGGGAAACCGGACACGAGGAATGTTTCAACTTATCCAGAGCCTCTTCGATCTTCAGAAACAGTACTGTACCATTGCTACCGATCTCGGAATCATCAGAGAATCCCAGAACAGAATCGCCGCCCTAGCCCTGATCCATGAAGTGCTTGAGGAGTCTGCCGATCCCGAGCATATCCCGATCAGAGACTATACACAACGACTGGTCGAACTGATCTTCTCCACATATATTCACGATACAGAACAGGTGACAGTCGATCAGAAGATCGAAGATGGACTGATCCAGACCGATATTGCCGTTCCCTACGGTCTGATCCTCACCGAACTGCTGACCAATTCATTTCTCTGGGGATTCCCGGAGGGAAGGCGAGGAACCATGACGATCGAGGTGGCCTGTCAGGACAGGTCGACCATCCTGACCATCAGCGACGATGGCGTGGGCATCCCAGACGATCTCGATCCTGCCAGGTCGGATACGTTCGGACTCGACCTGGTATATGCCCTGACTAGACAACTGGGTGGAACCCTTGATCTACAGAGGAAGAACGGTACCTCATTCAGGATCACCATCCCAGACCCGGTCAGGAATCACGACCAGAATATCCCTCCCCAGATCTCAATCAGATCATTTTAATCCCACCAGGATGAACATACAGAGTATATAATGTCCAGAAGTCGCGCATCCCTCCTGATCTTGCTCATCCCGGTGATACTGTTGACTGTTCTCTCCGGATGCATGACCACAGAATTCGGTACCATCTCCTATACCCCGGGCGCGCTGCATCTGAATGTCAGTGGTGCAGAGAACAGAACCGACGCTGTGTTGCAGGTGACCGTCTATGCTCTCCAGGATCTCCAGCAGCAAGAGATCTACAAACAGGCAGATTACATCTCCGTGAAGAAAGGAGAGAACAGTTACACCGAGTCCATGACCTTAGACCCCGGTTCCTACCGGGTCTACCTGTACCTGACCTATGGGAATGAACGAAAGGCCGCGGTGATCCGGGATCTGAAGGTCTGATCATGGATCGGTTGATCGCCGCTGCCAGAGGGGAGGTCCCGGCAGATCTCCTCTTCACGGACGCCGAACTCTTCAACCCGTTCACCTGTTCCTGGGAGTCGACCTCGTTTGGGGTGAAGGACGGGATTGTCCTTGGAACTGGTCTGTTTCATGCCCGTCAGACCTGCAGCCTGAAGCATGCCCGGGTGGTGCCCGGGCTGATCGATGCCCATGTGCATGTCGAAAGTTCGCTGCTGACCCCCTATGAGTACGCTCGCCTGGTCTCCAGCCACGGAACGACGACAGTGATCGCAGATCCCCACGAGATCGCCAATGTCCTGGGCAGTGCCGGGATCCGGTACATGCTCGCTGCACGGCCGGCCCTTTCGATCGATCTGCTGATCATGCTCCCCTCCTGCGTCCCGGCCACGCCCGACGACCTTGGAGGAGCCGTATTGAATGCCGGCGATCTCAAACCGTTCCTGGACCTGGACGGGGTCGTCGGTATCGGGGAGATGATGAACGTGCCCGGCGTCATCGGCAACGACCCGGAGGTCACGCGGAAATGTGCACTCTCCCCGATCGTCGACGGCCATGCCCCCCTCCTCTCCGGCCATTCGCTGGATGCCTATGTCCTCGCCGGGATACAGAGCGACCATGAATGTACCTCAGCAGGGGAGGCGAGGGAACGGCTCGACAGGGGGATGTATCTGTACCTCCGGGAGGGATCCACCGAGCAGAATCTGAAGGCCCTGGCCAGCGTGGTCTCCCGATGCACGGTTTCTCGCTGCTCGTTCGCCACCGACGACCGGCATGCCGACCTGCTGGCGAAGGCCGGGCATATCGACGATTGCATCAGAAAGGCGGTCGAGTACGGTGTCGATCCGGACGATGCGATCAGGATGGCCACCCTCTCGCCAGCCGAACGGTTCAGGCTCATCGACCGGGGGGCACTGGCGCCGGGCCGGCGGGCCGATTTCTGTGTACTGGAGAAGGGATCGGTCTTTACAGTTCGGCAGACCTTCCGGGGGGGACGGACGGCCGATGCAGAGGGCCGGGAGATGCCGCCGATGCCGCACCCGGTCAGGACGTACGCCTGCACAGCACCCGACCGGCACGACCTGGCGATCAGGGCCGATGGTCCCTGCCGGGTTATCGGCCTCGTCCCCGGGCAGATCCTGACCGATTCATTGATCCTCTCCCCCACAGCAGGCATCGTCCCCGATCTCGACGAGGACCTGCTGAAGGTCGTAGTCTGCGATGCCTATCGGGGATCGCGGTATGGTGTCGGCCTGGTACACGGGTTCGGATTTACGAGCGGAGCCATCGCGACGAGTGTCGCCCACGATGCCCACAACATCATCGCCGTGGGGACCTCGGACCAGGAGATCACCAGGGCGATCGATCAGGTGATCGGTGCCCATGGAGCTCTCGCCGCCGTCCTCAAGGAGAGAACGGCGGTTCTCCCGCTGGAGTGTGCCGGGCTGATGTCGGTTCTCCCCTACCAGCAGGTGGTGGCCGACCTCGATCTGGTCAACGACCTGGCAACCGATATGGGGGGGATCTGCGACCCGTTCATGTACCTCTCGTTTCTGGGTCTGCCGGTGATCCCGCATCTCCGGATCACCCCCGGAGGGCTCTTCGATGTCGATGCGCAGCATCCGGTTCCCCTTCGATATATCGAAGGGGATGAATGGACTGATCAGATATCTGAAAAAAGAGAATAATCAGATCAGGGCTTCTGAAATGTGGCCAGCACCTCGGCCCTGACCAGGGGTTCTCCCCGGACTGGCATCGTCCAGCGGTGGGTGGTGACGAACCGGGGGATCATACCGCTAAAGAGCGAGGCCACCTCCTCTTCCATGAAATAATGGGTGAGGATCCCGTTTCCCCGAAGATAGGTATCCTCCTCAACCCGGGCCCCTTTCCCTGCTCTGAGGTCCTCGCAGCTGAATCCCCGGAAGAAGAGGTCTCCGCCGGACCGGATCACATCTCGACACGCAGCCGCAAGCACCGCCCGATCGCCGGACCGGAGGTGCCCGGCCACATGATAGAGGATCACGGCGTCGAACGAGCCGGCCCGAAACGGAAGAGAACGGCCGTCGGCCACCAGCAGATCTGCCCGGAGACCCTGCCTGACCTGGACCTGTGCGAGAGAGATTGCCGATGGGGAAAGGTCGAATGCGGTGATCTCCACTCCCCGGGTCGCCAGGGCAGCCAGGTTCTTTCCGTCACCGCACCCGACCTCCAGTACCTTCATCCCCCCCAGGAAGGGAGGGATCCCCTGGGGGGTTCCCCCCCAGAGTCGACCCTTGCACTGGTATTCCCGGTCCCACGCCACCCCCGATCGGGTCAACATCTCCTTCACCATCAGGTTCTTCGATCAAACCGGTCGAGGGAGACCTCGTAGGTGTTCCTCTTCTCGATCACCCGCTTTTCAACCAGGGCTTTCATCTGCGAGTAGGTGAGCCTGGCGATCGCTCGTCGGAGCCGGTCCTCGAGGGTAGCTGCCTCGGAGGAAGGAACCTCGATCACATCCGGCGCTGCCGTCGATTCTGCGTCAAAATCCCGTTCATAGACCCAGTCGTCGGAGAGATCATCGTAGCGTTCATAATACAGGCCGCATTCATCGGAGAGGGCCCTGATCAGCATGGCCGGATTTTCTCGGGTGTACCTGCCCTTCGGCGGTACGATCACCCAGAAACGTGCATCCATGGTACGATCAGTGCACGGGATCGATATCAATCCATCCCAGAGACGGGTTCCCCATAAGATCTCACAGCAGAGAGAGGCCGATCGGGGACGATGCGTTCTCTATTATATAGGAACCAGAGTAAGTACTGATCAATAGGAGACCTCCGGACCAGTCACGATACCAGCAGACCCTGCCGGCATCCCGGTCCGAGAGACCAGGAACCAGAGACCCTGATGACGACACAGCCCCCTTCCTCCAGCGGAACGCCAGCATATACGAACCGGTACATCATCCTCATCATCGTCCTGACCGGGATCCTGATGGCAGTCATCGACGGGATCGTGGTGAGTATCGCCCTGCCGACGATGACCAGTTATTTTGGGGTGGATGTGGCCCAGTCCCAGTGGACGATCACCGCCTATCTGATCACCATGACGAGCCTGCTGCTGGTCTTCGGGAAGGTCTCAGAGTATACCGGAAAGGTTGTCCTCTTCATCGGGGGGATGGCTGTCTTCACCGTCAGTTCCCTGGCCTGCGGCCTCTCGACCAGTCTGATGATGCTGATCGGGTTCCGGGTCGTACAGGCGATCGGTGCGGCGATGGTCTTCTCGATCAGCGGGGCCATCCTCTTCACGGCCTTCCCGGTGACCGAACGGGGCAGGGCGATGGGGTACCTGGGTGCGACGGTGGCCGTCGGGTCCATCGCGGGCCCGGTCGTCGGGGGGTTTCTGGCCGGGACGCTCGGCTGGGAGTATATCTTCTTCATCAATGTCCCGATCGGGGTGGTGCTCCTCCTCGCCGCAGCCCGGTACCTGCGGGTCGACGAGCAGAGGAACGCACATCTCAACCTCGACCTGCCTGGCTCCATCTCGCTGGTGGTGCTGATGGTGGCGCTGATCCTGACGCTCGGCGACCTCGCCGACGGGGCCAGCCTGACGACGCTCCCCCTCGCCCTGGTCTTCCTCCTCGCAACAGGGTTCTTTATCCGGCACGAGCGGCAAGCGAAGAACCCGCTCGTCGAACTGGAGATCTTCCAGAATCCCCTCTTCTCCCTCCCAATGATCAGTATGGTCCTCTACTTCATTGCGAACTTCATGCTCGGCGTGATCGGGCCCTTCTACTTCGAAGGGGTGATGGGCATGGAACCGACCCAGGTCGGCCTGGTCTATCTGGTGATGCCGACGATCATGGTCTTCCTCTCCCCCCTGACGGGATGGCTCTATGATCGGCATCACTCTCCCCATTATGCCACCATCGGTATGGCCGTGGTAGCAGGGGCACTCTTTGTCGCGGGATATGCTTCGGTCAGACAGGACCTGACTCTGATTCTCCTCGCATTCGCCGGGGTGGGGATCGGATCTGCCTTCTTCCAGAGCCCGAACAACACCGACCTGATGAGTGCGCTGCCACCCCAGAAGATGGGGTTGGCGTCGAGTGTCACGGCAACTGGAAGAAACCTCGGGATGGCCCTCGGGGTATCGATCGCCACGATTCTAATCTCCGTGTTCCTGCGGGTCTTCGGAAACGAGGATGCCGTGATGGGAGCTCCGGTCTCCGTGCTCGCCGCCGCCGTCGGGATCGTCGCGGTCATCTCGGGGCTCATTTGCCTGCTCGCCGGGTTCTTCTCGTATCTGCGTGCCCGTTCCGCCCTGAAGGTCGATCACCCCACCCACCCCGTTCATTGATGAGAGCCCGGCCTTGCGCCCTCTGGAGCACTCAGGCAGGGATCGGTCATCAATCCCGACCAGAACAGACATTCCTCCCCGCCGGTAAATGGCTGATATACAAACAAATATTTCAGTTGAACTCCGAGATCCGATCATGACACCTGAATCCGGGTCCGGATGGGATGGTGAAACAGCGTACCAGAGTGGTGGTGCAGAACTTAGGATCACCAGTACATCGGCTGAGATAGCCCCGTTTGCAGAACTGGCAACCGCCGCCACCCCTGAAGGGTGGTGCAGGCAGGGGATGGCCGCCTATACGACAGGTGCCTATGAGGAGGCGGTGGACTGTTACAACCATGCCATCGAGGAAGATGCAGTACCGCATCATGCCTGGTTTGAACTGGGTGCGGCCCTCTACAATCTCGGCAGGTACCAGGAGGCCGTCGAAGCTTACGACCAGTACCTGGACCTGTCCGGTGATGACGCAGACGGCTGGTATAACCGCGGTCTCTGCCTTGGCATGGCCGGACAGCACGAGGAGGCGCTCCTCTGCTTCAATGAGGTGCTGACCATCGAACCGACCGATACCGCTGCCCTCTATGCTGGTGCCGAATGTCTCGAACGGACAGGGGAACTTTCAGAGGCAGTGCTCTGGTATCAGGAACTGCACACACTTGCTCCTGATGAAGAGAATGCCTGGCTCCGGGAAGGCTACGATCTGATCCGGCTGAAACAGGTTGATCTGGCTGTTGCATGCTTCGATCATCTCCTCTCTTCCGATGGCGGGAACCAGAGAGCCCTGCTGGCGAAGGCGTTCTGTCTGGCTGAACGCGGAGATCCGGATCAGGCGTTCTTGGTCTACGACCAGATTCTGTTGACCGATCCCGACTGTGAAGAGGCCTGGCTGGAGAAAGGGACACTCTGCAAGAAGACAGGGAATCATCAGGAGGCTCTTCGATGCATCGAGATGGTCCTCGAGGAGCATCCGGAGAACGAACGGGCCCTCATGGAGCGTGGCCATCTCC is part of the Methanosphaerula palustris E1-9c genome and encodes:
- a CDS encoding MFS transporter — translated: MTTQPPSSSGTPAYTNRYIILIIVLTGILMAVIDGIVVSIALPTMTSYFGVDVAQSQWTITAYLITMTSLLLVFGKVSEYTGKVVLFIGGMAVFTVSSLACGLSTSLMMLIGFRVVQAIGAAMVFSISGAILFTAFPVTERGRAMGYLGATVAVGSIAGPVVGGFLAGTLGWEYIFFINVPIGVVLLLAAARYLRVDEQRNAHLNLDLPGSISLVVLMVALILTLGDLADGASLTTLPLALVFLLATGFFIRHERQAKNPLVELEIFQNPLFSLPMISMVLYFIANFMLGVIGPFYFEGVMGMEPTQVGLVYLVMPTIMVFLSPLTGWLYDRHHSPHYATIGMAVVAGALFVAGYASVRQDLTLILLAFAGVGIGSAFFQSPNNTDLMSALPPQKMGLASSVTATGRNLGMALGVSIATILISVFLRVFGNEDAVMGAPVSVLAAAVGIVAVISGLICLLAGFFSYLRARSALKVDHPTHPVH
- a CDS encoding class I SAM-dependent methyltransferase — its product is MVKEMLTRSGVAWDREYQCKGRLWGGTPQGIPPFLGGMKVLEVGCGDGKNLAALATRGVEITAFDLSPSAISLAQVQVRQGLRADLLVADGRSLPFRAGSFDAVILYHVAGHLRSGDRAVLAAACRDVIRSGGDLFFRGFSCEDLRAGKGARVEEDTYLRGNGILTHYFMEEEVASLFSGMIPRFVTTHRWTMPVRGEPLVRAEVLATFQKP
- a CDS encoding tetratricopeptide repeat protein produces the protein MTPESGSGWDGETAYQSGGAELRITSTSAEIAPFAELATAATPEGWCRQGMAAYTTGAYEEAVDCYNHAIEEDAVPHHAWFELGAALYNLGRYQEAVEAYDQYLDLSGDDADGWYNRGLCLGMAGQHEEALLCFNEVLTIEPTDTAALYAGAECLERTGELSEAVLWYQELHTLAPDEENAWLREGYDLIRLKQVDLAVACFDHLLSSDGGNQRALLAKAFCLAERGDPDQAFLVYDQILLTDPDCEEAWLEKGTLCKKTGNHQEALRCIEMVLEEHPENERALMERGHLLRLCGTYPEAIRCYREVTARSPENTEAWYLTGHCYASLEKNLEAIDCFDQVLKFGDVGTRGYVGKARCLISMGRFVDALACYEQMIEADPLDETAFYQKGICLVALEREKEALECFNEALELEPLYERAKIERDKILGKIGCFEEEPCCYSEYDLDEDLPNQDEESYGDYGFSDYED